A single Mercenaria mercenaria strain notata chromosome 9, MADL_Memer_1, whole genome shotgun sequence DNA region contains:
- the LOC123548096 gene encoding homeobox protein HMX3-B-like, translated as MSGEINTKETDSPKREDKPATKSFSINSILARVEKEKEKEQCADNRDDNNDVEAEIKTDEDIPAVVSKIDFPIFPTALPKGFSGLQRPGDGGLLPLGHLPAWYHWYASQQNLQQWQNNHRKSWNTDSTHSLPPADSDDDDVTVDNAQTKTGSDRDTSNQSPIVMETEETEALSKSLTNDDHCSDSGDDEKKNRRKKKTRTVFSRSQVFQLESTFDMKRYLSSSERAGLAASLQLTETQVKIWFQNRRNKWKRQLAAELEAANMAHTAAHRMVRVPILYHDTASGHGSGSDSRSVRLGASLFRDPLFLSNNYSQICR; from the exons atgtctggTGAAATAAATACCAAGGAAACGGATTCCCCAAAACGGGAAGATAAGCCTGCCACAAAATCGTTCTCTATAAATAGTATTCTAGCACGTGTGGAAAAGGAGAAGGAAAAGGAACAATGTGCTGATAACAGAGATGATAATAATGACGTAGAAGCCGAAATTAAGACAGATGAGGACATTCCAGCTGTAGTTTCTAAAATAGACTTTCCCATTTTCCCGACGGCTTTACCGAAAGGGTTTTCAGGACTACAGCGCCCCGGCGACGGCGGGCTTCTGCCACTTGGACATCTGCCGGCGTGGTACCATTGGTATGCCAGTCAACAGAATCTACAACAGTGGCAGAATAATCACCGGAAAT cATGGAATACTGACTCCACTCACAGTTTACCACCGGCCGATTCAGACGACGATGACGTCACGGTTGACAATGCGCAGACAAAAACAGGAAGTGATCGGGACACATCTAACCAATCACCTATTGTCATGGAAACTGAAGAAACAGAGGCACTTTCAAAATCGTTAACTAATGATGACCACTGTTCAGACTCTGGGgatgatgaaaagaaaaacagacGTAAAAAGAAAACGAGGACGGTCTTCTCTCGCAGTCAAGTTTTTCAGCTGGAATCTACGTTTGACATGAAAAGATATTTATCAAGTTCAGAAAGGGCCGGCCTTGCTGCATCTTTACAACTTACAGAAACGCAAGTGAAAATCTGGTTTCAAAATCGTCGGAATAAATGGAAACGTCAGCTGGCTGCAGAACTTGAGGCAGCCAATATGGCACACACAGCTGCGCATAGGATGGTGCGCGTGCCAATATTGTACCATGACACCGCTTCCGGTCATGGGAGCGGAAGTGACAGCAGATCTGTGAGATTGGGAGCGTCTTTATTTCGCGACCCTTTGTTTCTTTCAAACAATTATTCACAAATATGTAGGTGA